In Onychostoma macrolepis isolate SWU-2019 chromosome 04, ASM1243209v1, whole genome shotgun sequence, one DNA window encodes the following:
- the LOC131539116 gene encoding DNA helicase B-like isoform X1 encodes MSLLELTGHIRSDDEDFQSNQDDAEIENDEEETEPEFLDMNEVNYVSSGGKMFKTSMPALKEVLLVTGNRTYRVKGYFHLCDPWWKVTCKVLNHGRSGFCTLPSSYPSYSLRTNLRSEGRSLVSLFLKECEADPLFKNMFMEWLPNNTDVEPINVLDVLQDFEDSAPEHKAVAEQLKSNVTRSVAWTRVRVASMYPRIMKYLPTLLPGQFMEIISNGKMKNKQDSTEETPQQHINTDLLEDLEMLIENDVWKLGFNYIMFKEFRMIRCEAKMKSFELCNLLRRIPEVQHHALRLYAELKNYCRDTGSTYIEQRKLLEKMQQWKIAFEGALFLNEQRVLIMQNNKVALHNLFSYEIDIAKCLRALVEGGDWKIDLDVRKVLQRAAIERLREKSCDARSSTTEQNDMEQGVGCKQKDEAQAGSSSMDHNGGMATHCDSSQSFEVSDSNDSTYTDADPSTIELDEDQVRAAKMICTNPVTVISGKGGCGKTTVVSLVLKAAMQKQTSKSDSDEKPLLEVLLTAPTGRAASLLTKRTGFTAYTMHQVLWSFMNAKKDQTGNPQEWKFSKVQVLVIDEGSLVSVQILHSILSMLTNHAELQKFIILGDMRQLPSIEPGNTLCDLFEGLQKVGWATEMRTNHRAESELIVRNAGLISEMGETKSYHPLQFDAIIEMTRPSKVLSDKRFIFIQISEKNDALKEAITFLIKEAPGLKDHISSQIVAFTRKDCQDINDLCCNHYSCHSAMSPQNKICFQVGDKVCCTKNAYISDKDDENMQEEPAHDVAGISQNIPNTQRKNEEMKEKKERMFNGEIFFIKGVVTDKDLGARCKIRRYLTLDDKNGRVVTCNYRELQRDCKLRHAWARTIHTFQGSEAETIVFVLGSRGENWQHVYTAVTRGQKRVYVVGRNGDLKRAIEKKITPRNTRLRGRVKEIVAQQGPENSFTQSGCRQSHVETPVNQWPPSGLLSQTPALHRANL; translated from the exons ATGTCGCTGCTTGAACTAACGGGTCACATTCGATCAGACGATGAGGATTTTCAGTCAAACCAGGATGATGCAGAAATCGAAAATGATGAAGAGGAAACAGAGCCTGAATTTCTGGACATGAATGAGGTGAATTATGTCTCATCTGGGGGGAAAATGTTCAAAACCTCCATGCCAGCGTTAAAAGAAG TGTTATTAGTGACTGGTAACAGGACATACAGGGTCAAGGGCTATTTTCACCTTTGTGATCCCTGGTGGAAGGTAACCTGCAAAGTTCTTAACCATGGCAGGAGTGGGTTTTGTACCCTCCCCTCCAGCTATCCCTCATACAGTCTCCGCACCAATCTGAGATCAGAGGGCCGGTCACTTGTGTCTCTTTTTCTTAAAGAGTGTGAGGCAGATCCTctgtttaaaaacatgtttatggAGTGGTTGCCCAACAACACAGACGTGGAGCCTATCAATGTGCTGGACGTCCTGCAAGATTTTGAAGATTCTGCACCAGAGCATAAAGCTGTGGCTGAACAGCTCAAGTCAAACGTCACTCGCTCAG TTGCTTGGACACGCGTGAGAGTTGCCAGTATGTACCCTCGAATCATGAAATACTTGCCAACACTGCTGCCAGGCCAGTTTATGGAGATAATAAGCAATGGaaagatgaaaaacaaacaggatTCCACAGAAGAAACTCCACAGCAGCACATTAACACAGACTTACTGGAGGATCTGGAGATGTTAATCGAGAATGATGTTTGGAAGTTGGGCTTCAACTAT ATCATGTTTAAAGAATTCCGTATGATCAGGTGTGAAGCAAAGATGAAGTCCTTCGAGCTTTGTAATTTGCTCAGAAGAATCCCTGAGGTGCAGCATCATGCCTTGCGATTGTATGCAGAACTGAAAAACTATTGCAGAGACACTGGAAGCACATACATTGAACAGAGGAAGCTGCTGGAGAAGATGCAACAGTGGAAAATTGCATTTGAAGGGGCATTGTTCCTAAATGAGCAGAGGGTGCTGATAATGCAGAACAACAAGGTGGCACTTCACAACCTCTTCAGCTACGAAATAGACATTGCTAAATGCTTGAGGGCTCTGGTTGAGGGAGGCGATTGGAAGATCGACTTGGATGTGAGGAAAGTTCTTCAAAGAGCTGCGATAGAGAGACTAAGGGAAAAGTCTTGTGATGCAAGATCATCGACCACAGAACAAAATGACATGGAGCAGGGGGTTGGGTGCAAGCAAAAAGATGAAGCTCAGGCTGGTTCCTCAAGCATGGACCACAATGGAGGAATGGCAACCCATTGTGATTCTTCCCAGTCCTTTGAAGTTTCTGACTCAAATGACTCCACCTACACGGACGCTGATCCCTCTACTATAGAGTTAGACGAAGATCAGGTGCGAGCAGCAAAAATGATATGCACCAACCCGGTGACGGTTATCAGTGGGAAGGGTGGTTGTGGGAAGACCACCGTGGTCAGCCTGGTGCTTAAGGCAGCCATGCAGAAACAGACCAGTAAGAGTGACAGTGATGAAAAGCCTCTTTTAGAGGTTCTCCTCACTGCTCCCACAGGAAGAGCTGCTTCACTTCTTACTAAAAGAACTGGGTTCACTGCTTATACTATGCACCAG GTTTTATGGAGTTTCATGAATGCAAAAAAAGATCAAACTGGAAATCCACAAGAATGGAAGTTCTCGAAAGTGCAGGTGCTAGTGATCGATGAGGGGAGCCTGGTGTCTGTTCAGATCCTTCATTCCATTCTCAGCATGCTTACCAACCACGCAGAACTCCAGAAGTTCATTATTTTGG GAGATATGCGGCAGCTGCCCAGCATCGAGCCTGGAAACACACTGTGTGATTTGTTTGAGGGTCTCCAGAAAGTGGGGTGGGCCACTGAGATGCGGACAAACCATCGTGCAGAATCGGAGCTCATCGTCAGAAATGCTGGACT CATCTCAGAGATGGGTGAAACCAAGTCGTATCATCCACTGCAGTTTGATGCCATCATTGAAATGACAAGACCCTCCAAAGTGCTGTCTGACAAAAGGTTCATTTTTATCCAGATTAGTGAGAAAAATGATG CTCTAAAGGAAGCCATTACATTCTTAATCAAGGAAGCTCCTGGACTCAAAGATCATATATCATCACAGATTGTGGCATTTACAAG GAAGGATTGTCAGGATATCAATGACCTTTGCTGCAATCATTATTCTTGCCATTCTGCAAT GTCTccccaaaataaaatatgttttcaagTGGGGGATAAAGTTTGCTGCACAAAGAATGCCTATATCTCAGATAAAGATGATGAGAACATGCAAGAAGAGCCTGCACATGATGTTGCTGGAATTTCCCAAAATATTCCAAATACCCAAAGAAAAAATGAAGAgatgaaagagaaaaaagagagaatgtTCAATGGGGAAATTTTCTTCATTAAAGGG GTTGTAACTGACAAGGATTTGGGAGCAAGATGCAAAATAAGACGCTACCTGACACTAGATGATAAAAACGGCCGTGTGGTGACTTGTAACTACAGGGAGCTACAGAGAGACTGTAAACTGCGCCATGCTTGGGCAAGAACCATTCACACCTTCCAG GGATCAGAGGCAGAAACAATTGTGTTTGTTCTTGGCAGCCGTGGTGAAAACTGGCAGCACGTATACACTGCCGTGACACGCGGTCAGAAGCGTGTGTATGTGGTGGGTAGAAATGGTGACTTAAAAAGAGCCATAGAGAAAAAGATCACCCCTCGTAACACACGATTGCGAGGCCGTGTCAAGGAGATAGTTGCTCAGCAAGGTCCTGAAAACTCTTTCACTCAATCTGGCTGCAGACAGAGTCATGTGGAGACCCCTGTGAACCAGTGGCCTCCAAGCGGCCTGCTCAGTCAGACCCCTGCACTACACAGAGCAAACCTATAA
- the LOC131539116 gene encoding DNA helicase B-like isoform X2, translated as MFMEWLPNNTDVEPINVLDVLQDFEDSAPEHKAVAEQLKSNVTRSVAWTRVRVASMYPRIMKYLPTLLPGQFMEIISNGKMKNKQDSTEETPQQHINTDLLEDLEMLIENDVWKLGFNYIMFKEFRMIRCEAKMKSFELCNLLRRIPEVQHHALRLYAELKNYCRDTGSTYIEQRKLLEKMQQWKIAFEGALFLNEQRVLIMQNNKVALHNLFSYEIDIAKCLRALVEGGDWKIDLDVRKVLQRAAIERLREKSCDARSSTTEQNDMEQGVGCKQKDEAQAGSSSMDHNGGMATHCDSSQSFEVSDSNDSTYTDADPSTIELDEDQVRAAKMICTNPVTVISGKGGCGKTTVVSLVLKAAMQKQTSKSDSDEKPLLEVLLTAPTGRAASLLTKRTGFTAYTMHQVLWSFMNAKKDQTGNPQEWKFSKVQVLVIDEGSLVSVQILHSILSMLTNHAELQKFIILGDMRQLPSIEPGNTLCDLFEGLQKVGWATEMRTNHRAESELIVRNAGLISEMGETKSYHPLQFDAIIEMTRPSKVLSDKRFIFIQISEKNDALKEAITFLIKEAPGLKDHISSQIVAFTRKDCQDINDLCCNHYSCHSAMSPQNKICFQVGDKVCCTKNAYISDKDDENMQEEPAHDVAGISQNIPNTQRKNEEMKEKKERMFNGEIFFIKGVVTDKDLGARCKIRRYLTLDDKNGRVVTCNYRELQRDCKLRHAWARTIHTFQGSEAETIVFVLGSRGENWQHVYTAVTRGQKRVYVVGRNGDLKRAIEKKITPRNTRLRGRVKEIVAQQGPENSFTQSGCRQSHVETPVNQWPPSGLLSQTPALHRANL; from the exons atgtttatggAGTGGTTGCCCAACAACACAGACGTGGAGCCTATCAATGTGCTGGACGTCCTGCAAGATTTTGAAGATTCTGCACCAGAGCATAAAGCTGTGGCTGAACAGCTCAAGTCAAACGTCACTCGCTCAG TTGCTTGGACACGCGTGAGAGTTGCCAGTATGTACCCTCGAATCATGAAATACTTGCCAACACTGCTGCCAGGCCAGTTTATGGAGATAATAAGCAATGGaaagatgaaaaacaaacaggatTCCACAGAAGAAACTCCACAGCAGCACATTAACACAGACTTACTGGAGGATCTGGAGATGTTAATCGAGAATGATGTTTGGAAGTTGGGCTTCAACTAT ATCATGTTTAAAGAATTCCGTATGATCAGGTGTGAAGCAAAGATGAAGTCCTTCGAGCTTTGTAATTTGCTCAGAAGAATCCCTGAGGTGCAGCATCATGCCTTGCGATTGTATGCAGAACTGAAAAACTATTGCAGAGACACTGGAAGCACATACATTGAACAGAGGAAGCTGCTGGAGAAGATGCAACAGTGGAAAATTGCATTTGAAGGGGCATTGTTCCTAAATGAGCAGAGGGTGCTGATAATGCAGAACAACAAGGTGGCACTTCACAACCTCTTCAGCTACGAAATAGACATTGCTAAATGCTTGAGGGCTCTGGTTGAGGGAGGCGATTGGAAGATCGACTTGGATGTGAGGAAAGTTCTTCAAAGAGCTGCGATAGAGAGACTAAGGGAAAAGTCTTGTGATGCAAGATCATCGACCACAGAACAAAATGACATGGAGCAGGGGGTTGGGTGCAAGCAAAAAGATGAAGCTCAGGCTGGTTCCTCAAGCATGGACCACAATGGAGGAATGGCAACCCATTGTGATTCTTCCCAGTCCTTTGAAGTTTCTGACTCAAATGACTCCACCTACACGGACGCTGATCCCTCTACTATAGAGTTAGACGAAGATCAGGTGCGAGCAGCAAAAATGATATGCACCAACCCGGTGACGGTTATCAGTGGGAAGGGTGGTTGTGGGAAGACCACCGTGGTCAGCCTGGTGCTTAAGGCAGCCATGCAGAAACAGACCAGTAAGAGTGACAGTGATGAAAAGCCTCTTTTAGAGGTTCTCCTCACTGCTCCCACAGGAAGAGCTGCTTCACTTCTTACTAAAAGAACTGGGTTCACTGCTTATACTATGCACCAG GTTTTATGGAGTTTCATGAATGCAAAAAAAGATCAAACTGGAAATCCACAAGAATGGAAGTTCTCGAAAGTGCAGGTGCTAGTGATCGATGAGGGGAGCCTGGTGTCTGTTCAGATCCTTCATTCCATTCTCAGCATGCTTACCAACCACGCAGAACTCCAGAAGTTCATTATTTTGG GAGATATGCGGCAGCTGCCCAGCATCGAGCCTGGAAACACACTGTGTGATTTGTTTGAGGGTCTCCAGAAAGTGGGGTGGGCCACTGAGATGCGGACAAACCATCGTGCAGAATCGGAGCTCATCGTCAGAAATGCTGGACT CATCTCAGAGATGGGTGAAACCAAGTCGTATCATCCACTGCAGTTTGATGCCATCATTGAAATGACAAGACCCTCCAAAGTGCTGTCTGACAAAAGGTTCATTTTTATCCAGATTAGTGAGAAAAATGATG CTCTAAAGGAAGCCATTACATTCTTAATCAAGGAAGCTCCTGGACTCAAAGATCATATATCATCACAGATTGTGGCATTTACAAG GAAGGATTGTCAGGATATCAATGACCTTTGCTGCAATCATTATTCTTGCCATTCTGCAAT GTCTccccaaaataaaatatgttttcaagTGGGGGATAAAGTTTGCTGCACAAAGAATGCCTATATCTCAGATAAAGATGATGAGAACATGCAAGAAGAGCCTGCACATGATGTTGCTGGAATTTCCCAAAATATTCCAAATACCCAAAGAAAAAATGAAGAgatgaaagagaaaaaagagagaatgtTCAATGGGGAAATTTTCTTCATTAAAGGG GTTGTAACTGACAAGGATTTGGGAGCAAGATGCAAAATAAGACGCTACCTGACACTAGATGATAAAAACGGCCGTGTGGTGACTTGTAACTACAGGGAGCTACAGAGAGACTGTAAACTGCGCCATGCTTGGGCAAGAACCATTCACACCTTCCAG GGATCAGAGGCAGAAACAATTGTGTTTGTTCTTGGCAGCCGTGGTGAAAACTGGCAGCACGTATACACTGCCGTGACACGCGGTCAGAAGCGTGTGTATGTGGTGGGTAGAAATGGTGACTTAAAAAGAGCCATAGAGAAAAAGATCACCCCTCGTAACACACGATTGCGAGGCCGTGTCAAGGAGATAGTTGCTCAGCAAGGTCCTGAAAACTCTTTCACTCAATCTGGCTGCAGACAGAGTCATGTGGAGACCCCTGTGAACCAGTGGCCTCCAAGCGGCCTGCTCAGTCAGACCCCTGCACTACACAGAGCAAACCTATAA